A window of the Lactuca sativa cultivar Salinas chromosome 5, Lsat_Salinas_v11, whole genome shotgun sequence genome harbors these coding sequences:
- the LOC111908009 gene encoding casein kinase 1-like protein HD16 — protein MPQLRSGVRTGRPSKRPIAADNTKPKPVEEEEKKTIKKGRKANRKTGQINPVVQKNGRGRKKAAVVSDEDADEKNAVRTTPEEVEKGKNEELAAAEIKKEKEEEEEVGEKEMDDYDSAGLSADKNLGAEEEGSTAPLPERVQVGSSPSYKIERKLGKGGFGQVYVGRRMNAPVPNERTGPGAIEVALKFEHRSSKGCNYGPPYEWQVYNALGGSHGVPRVHFKGRQGEYYIMVMDMLGPSLWDVWNNNSHTMSTEMVACIAIEAISILEKIHSRGYVHGDVKPENFLLGSPGTSDEKKLFLVDLGLATKWRDTSSGSHVEYDQRPDVFRGTVRYASVHAHLGRTGSRRDDLESLAYTLVFLLRGRLPWQGFQGENKGFQVCKKKMATPPETLCAFCPAPFRLFVEYVVNLKFDEEPNYAKYISLFDGIVGPNPDIRPINTEGAQKLMYQVGHKRGRFTMEEGDEEQPKKKVRMGTPATQWISVYNARRPMKQRYHYNVADVRLHGHIQKGNEDGLFISSVASCQNLWALIMDAGTGFTHQVYELSPMFLNKDWIMEQWEKNYYISAIAGANNGSSLVVMSRGTQYIQQSYKVSEAFPFKWINKKWREGFHVTAMATAGSKWAIVMSRGAGFSDQVVELDFLYPSEGIHRRWDGGYRITSTAATWDQAAFVLSVPRRKPADETQETLRTSAFPSTHVKEKWGKNLYIASVCYGRTVS, from the exons AGGAAAACAGGACAAATTAATCCAGTCGTACAGAAGAACGGACGGGGAAGGAAGAAAGCGGCGGTGGTGAGCGATGAAGACGCCGATGAGAAGAATGCAGTAAGAACGACGCCAGAGGAAGTAGAGAAAGGTAAAAACGAAGAATTAGCAGCGGCGGagataaagaaagaaaaagaagaagaggaagaagttggGGAAAAGGAGATGGATGACTACGATAGTGCAGGCCTGAGCGCCGATAAGAATTTGGGTGCTGAAGAAGAAGGCAGCACTGCGCCACTTCCTGAAAGG GTCCAAGTTGGCAGTTCCCCATCATATAAGATTGAGAGAAAACTTGGAAAGGGAGGATTTGGGCAGGTATATGTCGGGAGACGCATGAATGCACCAGTTCCTAATGAAAGAACTGGTCCTGGAGCAATAGAG GTTGCATTGAAATTTGAACACAGAAGCAGCAAAGGATGTAACTATGGGCCACCATATGAATGGCAGGTTTACAA TGCTCTTGGTGGAAGTCATGGTGTACCACGTGTGCATTTTAAGGGTAGGCAAGGTGAATACTACATAATG GTCATGGACATGCTTGGACCTAGCTTATGGGATGTCTGGAATAACAACTCACACAC GATGTCGACTGAAATGGTTGCATGCATTGCCATCGAAGCCATCTCAATATTAGAAAAGATCCACTCTAGAGG GTATGTACATGGTGATGTTAAACCTGAGAATTTTTTGCTTGGTTCTCCAGGAACATCAGATGAGAAGAAATTATTTCTTGTTGATCTTGGTTTAG CCACCAAGTGGCGAGATACTTCATCTGGATCTCATGTTGAATATGATCAAAGACCAGATGTTTTTAG GGGAACTGTTCGGTATGCAAGTGTACATGCTCATCTTGGAAGAACAGGAAGTCGAAGGGATGATTTGGAATCACTTGCTTATACACTTGTGTTTCTTCTTCGTGGTCGACTACCATGGCAAGGATTCcag GGAGAAAACAAAGGGTTCCAAGTTTGCAAGAAGAAGATGGCAACTCCTCCAGAAACACTCTGTGCCTTCTGTCCTGCCCCATTTCGCCTCTTTGTTGAATATGTTGTCAAtttgaagtttgatgaggaaccGAATTATGCAAAATATATTTCACTTTTTGATGGAATTGTTGGCCCAAATCCCGATATTAGGCCCATCAACACTGAAGGTGCTCAAAAG CTTATGTATCAAGTTGGGCACAAGAGAGGAAGATTTACAATGGAGGAAGGAGATGAAGAACAACCAAAGAAGAAGGTACGAATGGGAACACCTGCAACTCAATGGATAAGTGTTTACAATGCTCGTCGCCCCATGAAACAGAG GTATCATTATAACGTGGCAGATGTGAGACTTCATGGGCATATTCAGAAAGGAAATGAAGATGGATTATTCATCAGCAGTGTGGCTTCTTGCCAAAACTTATGGGCTCTTATCATGGATGCAGGAACTGGATTCACTCATCAAGTTTATGAACTATCCCCCATGTTTCTTAACAAG GATTGGATTATGGAACAATGGGAGAAGAACTACTACATAAGTGCAATAGCAGGTGCCAACAATGGGAGCTCCTTGGTTGTAATGTCGAGGG GTACTCAATACATTCAGCAGTCGTATAAAGTGAGTGAAGCGTTTCCATTTAAGTGGATAAATAAAAAATGGAGAGAGGGGTTTCATGTGACTGCTATGGCAACTGCAGGAAGTAAATGGGCAATTGTTATGTCCCGTGGTGCTGGATTTTCTGatcag GTGGTGGAGCTGGACTTTTTGTATCCGAGTGAAGGTATTCATAGAAGATGGGATGGTGGATATAGGATAACATCAACCGCTGCAACGTGGGACCAGGCTGCTTTTGTTCTTAGTGTCCCAAGAAGAAAGCCTGCAGATGAGACACAGGAAACATTGCGCACTTCTGCGTTTCCTAGTACACATGTTAAG GAAAAATGGGGGAAGAATCTGTATATTGCTTCAGTTTGTTATGGTCGGACAGTGTCATGA